The following coding sequences lie in one Crassostrea angulata isolate pt1a10 chromosome 10, ASM2561291v2, whole genome shotgun sequence genomic window:
- the LOC128165913 gene encoding C-type mannose receptor 2-like, translated as MFNKNLSTWYDAQQVCQRNGGYLASMSSKAETVRVLLNIHPLIRDEYTKHWWLGLSLNKTIATWKWEDGSDLQNSVIAWKPGEPNKSLKDEQCGEMNIQGRLNDQKCDSLNPFICEQYPPTLPPPSTTTVATTAKDPETVVPNSTTINPVHTVKTNKADINVEKTQCDPVEEYDTSWPSVSEGEVVSRPCKTGTENRSQDTEYVRGDVSQLSADLVDAVQAGAGDR; from the exons ATGTTCAACAAGAATCTGTCCACATGGTACGATGCTCAGCAGGTCTGTCAAAGAAATGGGGGCTACCTGGCGTCCATGTCTAGCAAAGCAGAGACG GTCAGGGTATTATTGAACATCCACCCCCTGATCCGGGATGAGTACACGAAACACTGGTGGTTGGGGCTGTCCCTAAATAAAACAATCGCCACGTGGAAGTGGGAGGACGGGAGTGATCTCCAAAACAGTGTCAT TGCCTGGAAACCCGGAGAGCCTAACAAATCCCTGAAAGACGAACAGTGTGGAGAGATGAACATACAGGGCAGGCTAAACGACCAGAAGTGTGACTCCCTCAACCCTTTCATCTGCGAGCAATACCCTC CGACCTTGCCGCCACCTTCCACAACAACAGTGGCGACAACTGCGAAAGACCCAGAAACCGTCGTGCCTAATTCCACCACTATAAATCCAGTGCACACAGTAAAAACAAATAAAGCAGACATAAATGTAGAAAAAACCCAATGCGACCCTGTGGAAGAGTACGATACATCTTGGCCAAGTGTATCCGAAGGAGAGGTTGTCAGCCGCCCTTGCAAGACTGGAACCG AGAATCGTTCTCAAGACACTGAGTACGTCAGAGGAGATGTGTCACAACTATCGGCGGATCTAGTGGACGCGGTACAGGCAGGAGCGGGAGATCGGTGA
- the LOC128167077 gene encoding uncharacterized protein LOC128167077 → MAFSKSQIPFTAQHYLVCGTEDCEENCQFYCNPCHRPLCEQCRDEHQKSSETKNHEVVPYQQRKRQLPEVKCHIHVNRYVDMLCEQCQVPVCSKCAIKDHGRHTFIDLETVYAENCVICLNEINKIEEYFLPTSQDLLKSTKTDSTEIKKIMESIRTSMRAEAESLKGMVDAVTSDNIKQVNEQEKSLLQLLNSQDKKYNDYISYLNELVKKCHGYLSFKNLQILMNEITKNLKIDLIPETTKPVPPVFTAGQYSKEDVTKLLGRVIVPDTKPEIRKIKPMESLATQLKPAEKQRKQDREKSDVKQTLSLSSSVTKVREYTVPGVHNVYHISLGKSGRLWISDNNGNLVQIDLQGNQLQKIQTNGRYQGYHTVTQDGDLLFTDNKNKVINRITVDNTITEFIKTGDWTPFSIHSSHINGDILVGMIKGRDAKVTRYNKTGKEIQNIQRDNKGQELYKYPHFITENINGDICTSNYLNKYDVVVVSKSGQHMFSYTGQWSKFNPYGICTDLLGHIIVCNGMGSTVDILDQGGQFLYLLLTEQRGMIGPRSLCVDDENNLLVGQYNTNTVTVYKYLQ, encoded by the coding sequence ATGGCATTTTCCAAATCCCAAATACCATTCACAGCCCAGCACTATTTGGTGTGTGGTACTGAAGACTGTGAGGAGAACTGTCAGTTTTACTGCAATCCTTGTCACCGACCATTGTGTGAACAATGCAGAGATGAACATCAGAAGAGCTCAGAAACAAAGAACCATGAAGTGGTCCCTTACCAACAACGCAAAAGACAACTTCCTGAAGTAAAATGCCATATCCATGTAAACAGATATGTAGACATGCTTTGTGAGCAATGTCAAGTTCCGGTATGTTCCAAATGTGCAATCAAAGACCATGGCAGACACACATTTATAGATTTAGAAACAGTGTATGCAGAAAATTGTGTCATTTGCCTGaatgaaatcaataaaattgaAGAATATTTCCTCCCAACTTCACAGGATTTgcttaaatcaacaaaaacagATTCTACAGAAATAAAGAAGATTATGGAGAGCATACGCACATCCATGAGGGCCGAAGCAGAGTCTTTGAAAGGTATGGTGGATGCCGTGACATCAGATAATATAAAACAAGTCAATGAACAAGAAAAGTCTCTTCTTCAGCTATTAAATTCTCAAGACAAAAAGTATAATGATTACATTTCTTATCTTAACGAACTTGTCAAAAAGTGCCATGGCtacctttcttttaaaaatcttcaaatcCTTATGAACGAAATTACAAAGAATCTTAAAATAGACCTCATACCAGAGACCACCAAACCAGTCCCTCCAGTATTTACTGCTGGTCAATACAGCAAGGAGGATGTCACCAAACTACTGGGTAGAGTAATTGTTCCTGACACTAAACCAGagatcagaaaaataaaacccatgGAGAGTCTCGCTACACAATTGAAACCTGCAGAGAAACAGAGGAAACAAGACAGAGAGAAATCTGACGTGAAACAAACACTGTCTCTGTCTTCCTCTGTCACCAAGGTCAGGGAGTACACAGTACCAGGTGTTCacaatgtatatcatatatcactGGGTAAATCAGGCAGACTCTGGATCAGTGACAATAATGGTAACCTTGTCCAAATAGATTTACAGGGGAATCAGCTACAGAAGATACAAACCAATGGTAGATATCAAGGctaccacacagtcacacaggacGGGGATCTGCTCTTTACTGACAACAAGAACAAAGTCATCAATAGGATAACAGTGGATAATACAAtcactgaattcattaaaacaggAGACTGGACACCATTCAGCATACACTCCTCCCACATCAACGGGGACATACTGGTGGGGATGATAAAGGGTAGAGATGCAAAAGTCACCAGGTACAACAAAACAGGGaaagaaatacagaacatacagaGGGACAACAAAGGACAGGAACTGTATAAGTATCCACACTtcatcacagaaaacatcaatggtgaTATCTGTACATCAAATTACTTAAACAAATATGATGTAGTGGTTGTGAGTAAATCAGGACAACACATGTTCTCCTACACAGGTCAGTGGTCAAAGTTTAATCCCTATGGTATCTGTACTGACCTCCTCGGTCATATCATTGTTTGTAATGGTATGGGTAGTACAGTTGACATCCTGGATCAGGGCGGTCAGTTCTTGTATCTACTACTCACTGAACAACGAGGAATGATAGGTCCTCGTAGTCTGTGTGTGGATGATGAGAACAATCTCCTTGTGGGACAATATAACACCAACACAGTGACGGTGTACAAGTATCTACAGTGA
- the LOC128167011 gene encoding PAT complex subunit Asterix-like yields the protein MSTLTNHQDPRRPNKIVRYKPPQAGTPSDDPTPDYMNLLGMIFSMCGLMMKLKWCAWAAVYCSFISFANARTSEDTKQMLSSFMLSISAVVMSYLQNPQPMTPPW from the exons ATGAGTACGCTTACAAATCATCAAGACCCGAGGAGACCAAACAAGATAGTAAG GTATAAACCCCCACAAGCTGGGACTCCATCAGATGATCCTACCCCAGACTACATGAATCTCCTTGGAATGATTTTCAGTATGTGTGGACTTATGATGAAG ttGAAATGGTGTGCCTGGGCTGCAGTGTATTGTTCCTTCATCAGTTTTGCCAACGCAAGGACTTCAGAAGACACCAAACAGATGCTAAGTAGCTTTAT GTTGTCAATATCAGCTGTTGTGATGTCATACCTACAGAACCCCCAACCAATGACCCCACCTTGGTAA